One genomic segment of Brassica napus cultivar Da-Ae chromosome A3, Da-Ae, whole genome shotgun sequence includes these proteins:
- the LOC106388505 gene encoding leucine-rich repeat receptor protein kinase HPCA1: MSSRIGAFMLLIFLFFQILSVSALTNGFDGSALQALKAEWTKPPSNWEGADPCGTSWVGITCSNNRVVSISLGNLNVEGKLSGDIAALSELQILDLSYNTGLTGPLPPNIGELKKLKNLILVGCSFTGQIPQSIGQLEQLIYLSLNLNQFSGTIPASIGRLSKLYWFDIADNQIEGTLPVSNGTSSPGLDMLLETKHFHFGKNKLSGSIPENLFSSNMTLIHVLFDGNQFTGKIPDTLSLVQTLTVLRLDRNKLTGNIPTSLNNLTSLQELYLANNEFTGTLPNLTSLTSLYTLDVSNNTFEPSPIPSWISSLDSLATLRMEGIKLNGSIPNSFFSPAQLQTVILKRNQIDSTLDFGTRFSNQLEFVDLQYNNIDVYKQPSSNTVIQVILADNPVCQEEGNKPNYCSEIPPNTSYSTIPPTCTPCDQGREASPSCRCAHPVIGTLYFRSPSFSGLLNSTNFEILQKSIEDFFKKLSYPVDSVAIRNIRENATDHQLLIDLLVFPLGRESFNESGMSLVNFAFSNQTYKPPHIFGPYVFRANPYNQFSDAGGSSSSNMGIIIGAAVGAVVLLLLLTLAGVYALRQRKRADRATDQNNPFAKWNTSKSSIDAPQLMGAKAFTFEELKKCTENFSEANDVGGGGYGKVYRGILPSGQLIAIKRAQQGSLQGGLEFKTEIELLSRVHHKNVVRLLGFCFDRSEQMLVYEYIPNGSLRDSLSGKSGIRLDWTRRLKIALGSGKGLAYLHELADPPIIHRDIKSNNILLDENLTAKVADFGLSKIVGDPEKTHVTTQVKGTMGYLDPEYYMTNQLTEKSDVYGFGVVMLELLTGKSPIERGKYVVREVKTKMNKSRSLYDLQELMDTTIIASSSNLKGFEKYVDLALRCVEEEGVNRPSMGEVVKEIENIMQLAGLNPNVDSASSSRTYEEAIKGSGDPYGKDSFEYSGNFPASKLEPQ; the protein is encoded by the exons ATGAGTTCAAGAATTGGAGCCTTTATGCTCctgatctttcttttcttccaaATTTTGTCTGTCTCCGCTCTCACAAATGGTTTTGACG GTTCTGCTTTACAAGCCCTGAAGGCTGAATGGACCAAGCCTCCTAGTAACTGGGAAGGCGCTGATCCTTGTGGAACCAGTTGGGTTGGAATTACATGTAGCAATAACCGGGTCGTTTCAAT ATCACTAGGTAACCTCAACGTGGAAGGAAAGCTTTCTGGGGATATTGCAGCCTTGTCTGAATTGCAGATCTT GGATTTGTCATACAACACCGGATTGACTGGACCACTTCCACCAAATATTGGTGAACTTAAGAAGTTGAAGAACTT GATCCTTGTGGGATGTAGTTTCACTGGTCAAATCCCTCAGTCTATTGGACAATTAGAACAACTTATATATCT CTCCCTAAATTTAAATCAATTCAGTGGTACAATTCCGGCTTCCATTGGACGGTTATCGAAACTATATTGGTTTGATATAGCTGACAATCAGATTGAAGGAACGCTTCCAGTTTCTAATGGGACTTCTTCACCTGGACTTGATATGCTTCTTGAAACTAagcattt CCATTTTGGAAAAAACAAGCTTTCGGGCTCTATCCCAGAAAACCTTTTCAGTTCAAACATGACTTTGATACATGT GCTATTCGATGGAAACCAATTCACGGGCAAAATCCCGGACACACTCAGCCTGGTTCAAACGTTGACAGTGTT ACGCCTTGATAGGAATAAACTAACGGGCAATATTCCTACAAGTCTTAATAATCTCACAAGTCTTCAAGAACT GTACTTGGCGAACAACGAATTTACTGGCACTCTTCCAAATCTAACCAGCTTGACCAGTCTCTACACATT agATGTGAGCAATAACACTTTTGAACCCTCACCTATTCCATCATGGATCTCTTCATTAGACTCTCTGGCAACATT AAGGATGGAAGGAATCAAACTCAATGGTTCGATACCAAACTCATTTTTCAGCCCTGCTCAGTTGCAGACTGT TATCCTAAAGAGAAATCAGATAGATTCAACGTTAGACTTCGGTACCAGATTTAGCAACCAGTTGGAGTTTGTTGATTTACAATACAACAACATAGATGTCTATAAACAACCATCTTCTAACACAGTCATCCAAGTAAT ATTGGCAGATAATCCAGTGTGCCAGGAAGAGGGTAACAAGCCAAATTACTGCTCAGAAATCCCACCCAATACCTCATATTCTACAATCCCACCAACATGCACTCCGTGTGATCAGGGCAGGGAAGCAAGTCCCTCGTGCCGCTGCGCACATCCAGTCATAGGAACACTCTACTTCAGATCTCCTTCCTTCTCAGGGTTGCTCAACTCCACCAACTTCGAAATTCTCCAGAAGTCTATAGAAGATTTCTTTAAGAAATTGAGTTATCCTGTGGACTCTGTAGCCATCAGAAACATAAGAGAGAACGCTACCGATCATCAGCTTCTAATAGATCTCTTAGTCTTTCCATTGGGCCGAGAGAGTTTTAATGAGAGTGGAATGTCACTTGTTAATTTTGCCTTTAGCAATCAGACTTATAAACCTCCTCATATATTTGGCCCTTACGTATTCAGAGCCAATCCTTACAATCAATTCTCTG ATGCAGGAGGTTCCAGCTCATCAAACATGGGCATTATAATCGGAGCAGCAGTTGGCGCTGTGGTTCTTCTGTTGTTGTTAACTTTAGCTGGGGTTTACGCTCTCAGGCAAAGAAAGAGAGCAGACAGAGCAACTGATCAGAACAATCCTTTTG CCAAGTGGAATACAAGTAAGAGCAGTATCGATGCTCCGCAGCTAATGGGAGCAAAAGCTTTTACTTTTGAAGAGTTGAAGAAATGTACAGAAAACTTCTCAGAGGCAAATGATGTTGGGGGTGGAGGTTATGGCAAG GTTTACAGAGGGATTCTTCCCTCTGGACAACTCATAGCCATCAAAAGGGCTCAACAAGGATCATTGCAAGGAGGCTTGGAGTTCAAAACTGAGATTGAACTTCTTTCCAGAGTCCACCATAAGAATGTTGTCAGACTCTTGGGCTTCTGTTTCGATAGAAGTGAACAAATGCTGGTGTACGAGTACATTCCAAATGGATCTCTTAGAGACAGTCTATcag GTAAGAGTGGGATCAGGCTTGATTGGACAAGAAGGCTTAAAATAGCACTTGGTTCAGGGAAGGGTCTAGCTTATCTTCATGAGCTTGCTGATCCTCCAATTATACACAGAGACATCAAATCAAACAATATATTACTTGATGAAAATCTTACTGCTAAGGTTGCTGATTTCGGCCTTTCCAAAATTGTGGGAGACCCTGAGAAAACACATGTGACAACACAGGTGAAAGGAACTATG GGATACTTGGATCCTGAGTATTACATGACAAATCAGTTGACCGAGAAGAGTGACGTGTATGGGTTTGGTGTGGTGATGCTTGAGCTGTTAACCGGTAAAAGTCCAATAGAGAGGGGTAAATACGTGGTGAGAGAGGTGAAGACAAAGATGAATAAGTCCAGAAGTTTGTATGACCTCCAAGAACTGATGGACACTACAATCATCGCAAGCAGCAGCAACCTTAAAGGGTTTGAGAAGTATGTAGATTTGGCTCTGAGATGCGTGGAGGAGGAAGGAGTGAATAGACCATCGATGGGTGAGGTTGTGAAAGAGATTGAGAACATAATGCAGCTTGCGGGTTTAAACCCGAACGTTGATTCAGCATCTTCTTCGAGAACGTACGAGGAAGCTATCAAAGGATCCGGTGATCCGTATGGAAAGGATTCGTTTGAGTACAGTGGGAATTTCCCAGCTTCAAAGCTCGAACCCCAATGA